From Bacillus clarus, one genomic window encodes:
- the hfq gene encoding RNA chaperone Hfq: MRDFQEENYDRLKKEKKNITLFLKSGVRIPGQIVGVDRFTVLMMVNGKQQLVYKQAISTIAM; the protein is encoded by the coding sequence ATGAGGGACTTTCAAGAGGAAAACTATGATCGATTAAAAAAGGAAAAAAAGAATATTACTCTATTTTTAAAAAGTGGCGTCAGAATACCAGGGCAAATTGTTGGGGTAGATCGTTTTACTGTACTTATGATGGTTAACGGTAAACAACAATTAGTTTATAAACAAGCTATATCTACAATTGCTATGTAA